A window of Apium graveolens cultivar Ventura chromosome 8, ASM990537v1, whole genome shotgun sequence contains these coding sequences:
- the LOC141678532 gene encoding uncharacterized protein LOC141678532, producing the protein MASTLLLVIVFLLDLIAFALAVVAEQRRASAKVINDGTDSYCSYESDIATGMGVGSLLFLLASQLLIMIASRCLCCGRALKPGKSRAWSVVLFIMCWLTFLIAEVCLLAGSVRNAYHTKYRTSIVVDPPSCETLRKGVFAAGAAFIVFTGILSELYYVSFSKANDGFLPTNGDGVIKMGAYN; encoded by the exons ATGGCTTCAACATTGCTTTTGGTGATTGTGTTTCTACTTGATCTCATTGCTTTTGCTCTTGCTGTTGTTGCTGAACAGAGAAGGGCTTCT GCCAAGGTCATCAATGATGGGACTGATAGCTATTGTTCTTACGAATCGGATATTGCTACTGGCATGGGTGTCGGATCATTACTGTTCCTTCTGGCTAGTCAACTTCTTATAATGATTGCTAGTCGATGCCTGTGCTGTGGGAGAGCTTTGAAACCTGGTAAATCAAGGGCATGGTCAGTTGTCCTATTTATCATGTGCTG GTTAACATTTTTAATTGCTGAGGTGTGCTTGCTAGCTGGTTCAGTGAGAAATGCCTATCATACCAAGTATAGGACTTCTATTGTGGTCGATCCTCCATCTTGCGAGACACTGAGGAAGGGAGTCTTTGCAGCTGGGGCTGCTTTCATTGTTTTTACCGGTATTCTCTCCGAACTGTATTATGTTAGCTTCTCAAAGGCAAATGATGGATTTTTACCCACTAATGGAGATGGGGTTATAAAGATGGGAGCCTATAATTGA
- the LOC141678025 gene encoding uncharacterized protein LOC141678025, producing MASTLLLVIVFLLDLIAFALAVAAEQRRASAKVINDGTDSYCSYESDIATGMGVGSLLFLLASQLLIMIASRCLCCGRALKPGKSRAWSVVLFIMCWLTFLIAEVCLLAGSVRNAYHTKYRTSIVVDPPSCETLRKGVFAAGAAFIVFTGILSELYYVSFSKANDGFLPTNGDGGIRMGAYN from the exons ATGGCTTCAACATTGCTTTTGGTGATTGTGTTTCTACTTGATCTCATTGCTTTTGCTCTTGCTGTTGCTGCTGAACAGAGAAGGGCTTCT GCCAAGGTCATCAATGATGGGACTGATAGCTATTGTTCTTACGAATCGGATATTGCTACTGGCATGGGTGTCGGATCATTACTGTTCCTTCTGGCTAGTCAACTTCTTATAATGATTGCTAGTCGATGCCTGTGCTGTGGGAGAGCTTTGAAACCTGGTAAATCAAGGGCATGGTCAGTTGTCCTATTTATCATGTGCTG GTTAACATTTTTAATTGCTGAGGTGTGCTTGCTAGCTGGTTCAGTGAGAAATGCCTATCATACCAAGTATAGGACTTCTATTGTGGTCGATCCTCCATCATGCGAGACACTGAGGAAGGGAGTCTTTGCAGCTGGGGCTGCTTTCATTGTTTTTACCGGCATTCTCTCCGAACTGTATTATGTTAGCTTCTCAAAGGCAAATGATGGATTTTTACCCACTAATGGAGATGGGGGTATAAGGATGGGAGCCTATAATTGA